In Cryptomeria japonica chromosome 5, Sugi_1.0, whole genome shotgun sequence, the genomic window GAAAAGTTGCGTTACTCTTAAATCCTTTGTTTAACCTTGCAATGGACAGCAAAGATTCTTGAGCTGGAAATAAAAGATTGGAGCCTTGCAAAGACTTGAAATTTCTGAAACCCTGTTTCTGATAAGTATGGATGTCCGTTCTGAGTAATTCACTGCTGTTTCACAAATACAGATTAGGTTACATATATCTGAttttaatctcatatatatatatattacgcCGAGAAATATCTTAATTCCCTCCGTTATAATAAATTAATTGTAGTTTTCTCAACACAGAACATTACACTGTACTGCAGTCTATCTCGCCACTAAGCTAAGTAGACTGTATACAATGAGCAAGGCATCTATATACCATTTTATCTCTTTCTTTCCTTCCTCTCTATAAGAAGCAGAGAATATCTCAGCAGCTAAGACAAAACAATTGAGAGTTTTATAGATTGAGATCACCCTTCCCATGCCCATGGCAGCGCTTAGCTTTTCTGTCATGTCCACTTATGCAATTCCTAGGCTGCCATCTTCATATCCTCCTGCCATAAGTTCTCAAAGGCGGTCCAGAGATGCAAAACACCATCTTTTGATGAGCTCTCCAGGTTAAATTAAGCCACTTTCTTCTTTAGATAAATTTCAAAGTTCATCTGCTTGTTTCAATTTTTGTCTATAGTCAATAGAAAAGTTGCTACCATTAGTGAGCTTTAATAGGCTAACAATGAACAATGTGGTAATCTTTTTGGGATTAAAACAGTTTTTTTTCTGAGTCATAATAGAATTTACAATTTGGAAGGGTAGGATTAGTGGACAATCTACAAATTTATGCTTATTCTTATATTTCTTTTATGAACAATTCTTACTGACTTCTAACtgattttttataataatttttaataggggcttctaatttcaagttcatcgatcaaagGAACGGATTCAATGCAAGAACATATCAGAAAGTGAAACGTACAAGTGGATCAAATGTATTCAACTTTATTGTCTCATGTTTTCTTTATAATTTTGTTTACTAACATTTCAAAGAATACAATCTAATTTTGTATTAGAAAATATAACTCTACTAACAATAACCTTAACATTTATCAAGGATATCATGTCCATACTAGATTTGATAATCATTTATTTCATTATATGACAGGTTGCCCAAGAGAACATAGAGGAAAACTCATTTGCTTCGATGTGCATTATCATGTCCATACTAGATTTGATAATCATTTATTCCATTATATGACAGGTTGCCCAAGAGAACATAGAGGAAAACTCATTTGCTTCGATGTGCATTGATGATGATATTGCAACGATAAGATTGTTGTTCTCAGATATTAAGAGAAGACACACATCTCTTTCTGCTTATGATACAGCTTGGGTAGCCATGGTCCCTTCTTTAGATAACTCAAAATTACCACAATTTCCCCAGTGTCTTTCATGGATAATGGAGAATCAACTTTGGGATGGATCTTGGGGATTATTAGACTTGCCTTATATTAAGGACCGCCTCTCTCACACTTTGGCATGCCTTATAGCACTTCGAACATGGAATGTTGGCCCTGAAAACGTGGAAATGGGTAAGACCTCTTTCTCCTTAATAAACTTTGATCTATACCAAATTTATTTGTAAAGTAGTTACATAATTTTTTTCAaactataaaatttaataatattattatcacCCACATTGTTTCTAATTTTTATAGTTTATCATTTCCACTGAAAAATTTCTCCAAGTGAAACTAATGTACTTAATGCTTATGTCAATTCCGGATTCTTCCACAGGCTTgacattcataaaacaaaatattGCAAAGATAGCTAGTGAGGACAAATATAATCCCCTAGGCTTTGATCTGATCTTCACTGCCATGTTAGAGGATGCAAGAGGCTTGTGTTTGGAACTCCCTTATGATTCACCTCCTATAAAGATGATGTTCACTAAGCGAGAAAAAATCCTTAAAAGGTAATTTTGCAATCATTTTAAATTTTTCCAACACTTTTCTGCcttatttttgttgctttcctataATTACTTATATTATTTTTTGCAGCATTGGAATTAACCATATGAATGAGTATGACCCATCCCTCATTTTCATGGTTGAGGGTATTCGGAAGATAGTTGATTGGAACAAAGTTTTGAGACATGAGAACAAGGATGGATCGCTCTTCCATTCTCCCTCTACAACTGCTTGTGCTCTAATGTACACTAGAAAATCTAGCTGCCTCAAGTATTTGAATTCAATGCTAGAAGATTTGGAAAATGGAGGTTGGTCTCTAAATGTTCATTTATATAGTTTGATGAgatttttgtcatgttcatgtaaATGTAACATACACTTTTTTTGTTGGTGCAGTGCCTAGTGTTTATCCTATAAATTTGGTTCCTGGTCTCTCAAtggtagatagtttggaaagcttAGGTATAGCAAGACATTTCAAACATGAGATAAAACAGGTTCTAGATGATGTCTATAggtaattttctttttcttatgaTTAATTGTTGTACTTTCTATGCTTAGTTTGCATATTATCTAATATAAATATTCTCCCTGGATAGATTATGGACAGAGAATGAAATAATTCAGGGAATATCATCAGCATCAGACATAATTAACCTGTCCACCAGTTTCAGGATCCTACGATGGAATGGATATGATGTGTCTCCAGGTCTTTTGAGCAAACAATGCCCTATTTTCCTTAAACTTGGCTTTTGAATCTCACATAATATTTTCTCTATTAAGAATGCATACCAGTTATAGATTATGAAAGATATTTAATTTTGGGCATGGTAGTCTCTAACTCAAACATTGACTATGTAGATGTCTTTCTCAGTTGCTTGAGGGATAGTGACTTCTTACTATCTCTAGAAAATAGTGGCCAAGCTATTACAGCATTGTTGAATTTGTATAGAGCATCTCAGTTGATGTTCCCAGGTGAAACAATTCTTGAAGAAGCAAAATCCTTCTcccaaaactatcttgaaaatatcATGATGGATGAACAAAATATAGCGCTCAAAGACCTTGAAGAAGAGGTAATCAATATATTCATTAGGCTGCAAAGGACTAGtgtttgaatttatttgtgtgATTGAGCTTTGTTCCTTACAGGTTAAGCATGCACTGGATGTCCCTTGGATAGCTAGTGTGGACAGAATAGAACATCGCAGATACATGAAAACGTTTCCTTTTGATGATGTTTGGATTGGAAAGACAAGTTATAGGTACCTTTTGACTGGATCCCCATATCTTCTTTATAAACCCTTCATTTTTACTAAGTTTAAAATTTATATGCTTCTAGATGAACTCCTTTAATAGTATTTACTACATTGGAACTTTGAATTGGATTGCAGGATCCCCTTTATAGGCAAGGATTGCCTTTTAACTTTAGCTACAAAAGACTACAATATCTGCCAAGCAGTTCAACAAAAGGACTTACAGGAGTTGGAAAAGTAAGTAGGCAGTTTTTAGAAATTACAAGAAGAATTTATCATTGTTAACTCACAGTTTGATAAGAGTTTTTATTGTTGTCTACACTAACAGATGGAGTGTAGACTCAAAACTTGGTGACCTACACTTTGCTCGACAAAAGCTTGTAGGCTGCTATTTTTCTGCCGCCTCAACAATTTTTAGCCTTGAAATGTCTACTGCCCGCATTGTGTGGACTAAGAATGGAATTCTCATTACGGTAATGGATGACTTTTTTGATGTGGAGGGTTCCACTGAAGAGATTCAGTGCTTTGTTGAAGCTATTAGGAGGTAATTGTATCATAAATATCTAAAATTATTGACTTATATGGCTATCATGAAGTTTTCAATGGTTAAAATTAATTCATTGCGAATTCCATTGGAGAGAAATTTTAGGTATTGGACTAGTTAAAGCTATGTTCTTCTATAGGTATTAGATTCCTTTAATCAATTAATCTATCTAACTATATACAATATACATACATAGAGAAGAGTCACTAAGTACTCTTTTCAAATATCTTGCAGGTGGGATCCAAGAGCTGTATGTAATTCTTCAGACAATGTGAAAACTTTATTCTTTGCAATTTATAACACTGTCAATGATATTGCTCAAGAAGCTTGGGGTTTCCAAGATCGGGACATAAGCATTCACTTGAGAGAAATTGTGGGTTCATCTCCCTTGAATGTAACTTATTTGTATGGATCATTTATACTGTAGCAAACACAAAAACTTATTTCAAGAAGCTTTGAAGATAACATCATTAGAGTAACCCATGAAAAATTTCTTGTGCTTATGTTTATAGTGGTACAGATTGGCAATCTCAATGATGAAGGAGGCTGAATGGATCAAAACTGGATATATACCATCGATGCAGGAATACATAAACAATGGAGAAATAACAATTGCCTTGGAACCAATTCTTTTTACATCACTCTATTTTGTAGGTCCTAAACTTTCAGAGAAAACCATCCACCATCCTGAGTACAACAATCTCATGCAGCTTGTCAATACTTGTGGGCGCCTTTTGAATGACATTCAGAGCTATGAGGTATTGAATACTTTCTTATTAGCCAAGTCACTCCTTTGCAATACTTTCAATGAAGAACTAAATTCTTCATATGTTTTTTCAGAGGGAGATCAAGCAAGGAAAGCTCAACTCCATGTCATTGTTCATGAAAGAATATCCAACAACATCTATTAAGGATGCTACTAAGTGGATTAGGCTAACCGTAACTGAAAGCACACAACAATTACTCAAAAACTTGCTGCAACCAAGTGTTCTCCCTCGTGATTGTAAGCAATTATATTGGAATTTGGTCAGAAATATCCAAATGGTTTTCCTCAACACTGACGAATTCACATCTCCTATTGTGATGCTTGAACATATAAAGGCGGTTCTTTTTGATCCTGTAATATAAATTCTACACAAGTGTGTCGAGATAATATCAACTGGCTCTATCTAGACATTATAATCTCTAAGTTAAAATTCAATAATTTGTGCACAATTATGCTTCATTTTGATATTCACAACTTTCCCTTAGCATAACTTAGATCATGG contains:
- the LOC131027106 gene encoding copalyl diphosphate synthase 1-like, with the translated sequence MCIDDDIATIRLLFSDIKRRHTSLSAYDTAWVAMVPSLDNSKLPQFPQCLSWIMENQLWDGSWGLLDLPYIKDRLSHTLACLIALRTWNVGPENVEMGLTFIKQNIAKIASEDKYNPLGFDLIFTAMLEDARGLCLELPYDSPPIKMMFTKREKILKSIGINHMNEYDPSLIFMVEGIRKIVDWNKVLRHENKDGSLFHSPSTTACALMYTRKSSCLKYLNSMLEDLENGVPSVYPINLVPGLSMVDSLESLGIARHFKHEIKQVLDDVYRLWTENEIIQGISSASDIINLSTSFRILRWNGYDVSPDVFLSCLRDSDFLLSLENSGQAITALLNLYRASQLMFPGETILEEAKSFSQNYLENIMMDEQNIALKDLEEEVKHALDVPWIASVDRIEHRRYMKTFPFDDVWIGKTSYRIPFIGKDCLLTLATKDYNICQAVQQKDLQELEKWSVDSKLGDLHFARQKLVGCYFSAASTIFSLEMSTARIVWTKNGILITVMDDFFDVEGSTEEIQCFVEAIRRWDPRAVCNSSDNVKTLFFAIYNTVNDIAQEAWGFQDRDISIHLREIWYRLAISMMKEAEWIKTGYIPSMQEYINNGEITIALEPILFTSLYFVGPKLSEKTIHHPEYNNLMQLVNTCGRLLNDIQSYEREIKQGKLNSMSLFMKEYPTTSIKDATKWIRLTVTESTQQLLKNLLQPSVLPRDCKQLYWNLVRNIQMVFLNTDEFTSPIVMLEHIKAVLFDPVI